One part of the Mya arenaria isolate MELC-2E11 chromosome 3, ASM2691426v1 genome encodes these proteins:
- the LOC128229279 gene encoding cAMP-regulated phosphoprotein 19-like → METQTQPESVTFKVPEDPASIEKEQEAKLKAKYGPLVKKPGGGSALLQKRLNKGPKYFDSGDYNMAKAKMNNPKKPLPAREKLMLQESLGAAIPTPGEVEHMRRPSQIASKLLIHDVEGEGDGQIDG, encoded by the exons atggaAACACAAACACAACCAGAATCAGTCACATTCAAGGTCCCTGAG GATCCAGCATCAATTGAGAAAGAACAAGAAGCCAAGCTGAAGGCAAAATATGGACCATTGGTAAAGAAACCTGGTGGTGGGTCTGCACTGCTCCAAAAGCGGTTGAACAAAGgg CCAAAGTATTTTGACTCCGGTGACTACAACATGGCAAAAGCAAAGATGAATAACCCGAAAAAGCCGCTCCCTGCACGAGAAAAGCTCATGTTACAAGAATCATTGGGCGCTGCCATCCCTACCCCTGGAGAGGTAGAACACATGAGACGACCTTCACAAATAGCCAGCAAGCTTTTGATCCATGATGTCGAAGGAGAGGGAGACGGACAGATTGACGGATAG
- the LOC128228861 gene encoding leucine-rich repeat-containing protein 61-like yields the protein MNGVVTKNLLKSKSGEFDLESIHTVCLIEHDLSDLGCIGECSSLERLDLSYNSFTKLLRLAGLEKLQYLNLAANRITSLEGLQALDNLETLNISGNLIGGVEVLRCLTGLSKLRSLRLRDNTLGLSNPVCMNNTYVADVCAMFPDLLTLDGERVSGRGSEVFKMFKHIEDGLAARSDDVGSRNYSVESWVPDNFWEPSRKFEESIMGDAQQQLEDLLSSCTRLSNTADEKLNQLKSPS from the exons ATGAATG GTGTGGTGACGAAGAACCTGTTAAAGTCTAAAAGTGGGGAATTTGACCTGGAGAGCATTCACACAGTCTGTCTTATAGAACACG ACCTGAGTGACCTGGGATGTATCGGAGAGTGTTCAAGTCTGGAGAGACTTGATCTGTCCTACAACTCCTTCACTAAGCTACTCAGACTGGCTGGGCTCGAAAAGCTACAGTACCTGAACTTGGCTGCCAACAGAATCACCTCCCTTG aggGACTCCAAGCATTGGACAATTTGGAAACTTTAAACATATCGGGAAATTTAATTGGAGG AGTGGAGGTCTTGCGGTGTCTAACAGGGCTAAGTAAGCTGAGAAGCTTGAGGTTGCGGGACAATACTCTGGGTCTGTCTAACCCTGTTTGTATGAACAACACCTATGTGGCCGATGTGTGTGCCATGTTTCCCGACCTCCTAACCTTGGACG GTGAGAGGGTGTCTGGAAGAGGCAGTGAGgtcttcaaaatgttcaaacacATTGAGGATGGTCTGGCAG CTCGGTCAGATGATGTTGGAAGCAGGAACTACTCAGTGGAATCGTGGGTACCAGACAATTTCTGGGAACCATCCAGGAAGTTTGAGGAATCCATTATGGGAGACGCACAGCAGCAACTTGAAG ATTTACTATCCTCATGTACGAGACTGTCAAATACAGCGGACGAGAAGCTGAATCAACTGAAATCACCTTCCTGA